The Streptomyces cyaneogriseus subsp. noncyanogenus region AGCCGCGGCTGGTAACCGATCCCGGCCAGGCGCTGCCGTGCGGCGTCGACCAGCTCTTGGTCGATGTCCATCGAGTGGACGACCGCGTCGCCCAGGCGGGCGCAGAGCAGCGCGGCGTTGTAGCCGGTGCCGGTGCCGATCTCCAGTACGCGCTGCCCGTCCTCGGCGCCCAGCTCTTCGAGCATTCCCGCCATGAGGCTCGGCTGGGTGCTGGACGAGGTCGGGATGCCCGTCCAGGCGGTCTCGTCGACCCGCTCGGCCGTAGCCGGGTCCAGGCGCGTCACGAGCGTCGCATCGCGGTACACGGACGCGAGGGTGACGTCGTCGGTGGCGCGGCGGCGCCACACCGTGATCCCACGGTCGCCGGTCTCCTGCTCCAGCCAGGACTGCACGAACACATGACGGGGGGTGTCGGCGAAGGCGGCGACCCAGCGCCGGTCGCGGAGCGCGCCGCTGCGCTCCAGTTGCGCGGCGAGCCGGGCCATGTGGGGACGGGCGGCCGCGTCGATGGGGATGTTCACGCGGGACCTCCTCGGAGTTCGTCGGCGATGGCCTGCGCGATGGGCAGCCCCGTGGCGTGCTCGATCCAGTCCCACTGCCCACACGGGTTCGCCTCCAGAAACGTCCACGTTCCGTCGGGCCGACGACGAAGTCGAAGGCGGCGAACCGCAGGGCGAGCCGGTCCATGAAGCGTCGCACGCCCTCGGCAACGCCGGCGGGGACTTCGGCGACCCGGTAGGTCAGTGAGGCGTAGTCACTGCGCCAGTCCGTGTGCGCCCTGTCGCTGTCCGCGTGGACCTCGGCGGCCAGCAGTCGGTCACCCACAACCGTGAGGCGCACCTCATGGTCTTTGTCCACCCACGCCTGGAACAGGTGGGCGGTGGTGTCGATGCCGCGCATGTCCCCGAGGTCGGAGTCGGACAGACGACGGGTGTAGACGGTCTTCAGGTGATCGCCCTCGATGAGGACCGGCGATGCGACCGGCTTGCAGATGACGGAGCCGCCCATGTCGCCGGTGAACGCGAGGACGGCGTCAGGGCTGTTGGTGATGAGTGTGGACGGGATCACAAGGCCGCAGGCCCGGGCGGTCTGGAGCTGCAACGGCTTGTACTCGGCCCGGGACATGGCGGCCGGGTGGTTGACCCAGTGGCAGTCGAGTGCGGAGATGATGCCGCCCAGCCCCGCACGGGCCTGGGCGGCGGCGAACCGGCGCTCGGGCCCGGACATGGTGGCGGGCAGGGCGAAGGCGTTGGGAGCGCGGTAGTAGACGGCGCTGATGTCGGCGAGGTCGACGGCGCGGTAGGCGGTGGCGAGCCCGCCGGCCCACCCCTGCCGGGTGTCGATACGCCCGGCAAGGGTGAGGTCCTGCGGGAACTCGGCGGTATCCATACGGAACACCCGCGCGCCACCGTCCGTGAGGGCCGTCACCACGCGGTCAGTCGGCCAGTCGTCGCGCGCGGCGACCACGAGAACGGTGGGCACGGGCATCAGTCCTTCGGCCCCTCGTCCAGCGGCGGCGGATTGCCCGGGTCACCGTCGGGAACGGTGGGGGTGTGCGTCTGCATGAACGGGAGCGGGCCGTCGTACAGGCCGATGGAAATCTGCGACTCCTGGTCGTAGACGGCCGGCGGCTTGGCGATGGCCCGGGTCGCGTCGGGCACGGCCGCGAAGCGGAGGATCCACGGCCGGCTGTCCGGGCCGGTCGGTACCTCGGTACTGGGCGGGATGTGCCCGCCTTCGGGTACGAGCGGGAAGGCTTCCCGCGCGTCGAGAACGGTGGTCATGGCGAGTCTGTCCTTCGCACGCTCGGTGGGGACCGCCGCGCCGCCTCATCCGGAAAAGCCGGAGGTGGGGTCTGCGACGGCTGTGACGTCTCGGCGGCGGGGGCCGTGGGGATGGGCGCGGATCAGGACGTTGCAGTCCGAGACGCCCGATCCGTTCCCGGCGGCCCGGGCCGCCCGGCGCTCCCACGCGAGCTGCCGACACGTCTCGCAGCCCGCCACCGGGTCCGGTTCCGGAGGGAGCAGGCCCAGGACGGGGGCCTGGTCCATGGTGGTCGGGGAGTTCATCGGCCGGTGCCCCCTCGTCATGAGCTCGATCGGTGCGCGGACCCGGACCGGAAGGCCAGGGGCGGGTCCGCCGGCCATGCATCACGCTCCTCCGGGGCGAACTGGTGCACACCGGCCTCGATCAGCCGGGCCACCTTCAGCGGCGCGCACAGGACTCCGGCCGACGGCATCGGCACCGACCAGTAGGAGGCGGTACCGGCACCCGGTTCGACAGCGTCCAGCCGGGGCACGCCGAGGTAGGTGCCGAGACCGAGGCAGTCCACGTCGGCCACGCGCCGGTCGCCCGCCGCCTGCCGCCACGTACGCGGCATGCTCGCGGGCACGAGGGCGTAGTAGCGGGGCCGGTGCGGATCGCAGATGACCGGGCCGCCGTCCAGCACCTCGTGCAGGACGGCGTCGATGACCTCGGGCTCGGTACCGGCGGCGACGGCCTGCACCAGGCGGCCCGGGATGCGCACGGCCGAGAACAGCGTGCCCAGCGGCAGCAGAACGACGCCGTTCGCCTGCCACTCGGCCCGGGCCTGCCCGGGCTGGGGGTGCGCGGACAGCAGCCAGTGCTCGGCCGCGAGCCGCCGATCCGCATCGGTGTGTACGAGGGCGCCCTGCTCCGTACGGACGGGGCGCACAGCGGGACCCGGACTCATCGGACGCCCCCGGGGCTCCGCAGCCGAGCTGTACCGTGTGTCATGTCGACGCTCCAAACAACGTTGGCCACGCCCCCGGACCGCTGGCACGGTCGCGGGGGTCCTGTCTGCCCTCATCGTGCCGACATGTGAATGCCGGAACTATCAGTCCTCACTGATAGCTCCGGCCCGAACGTGACGCTACGTCACACCCCCAGCCACGTACCGAAGTGGTGGAAGCTGTCCGGCATCCGACGCTTCGCGGCTTCGAGACCCGAGTACGTCTCCCGCACCGTCGGGTGATACTTCGTCTGCTGCGGGGCGAGCTTGCGCGCGGCCAGGAGGCTCTTGAAGGCAGGCTCCGTCTGGCCGGTCCACATCTGCGCCCGTGCGACCTCGGCGTGATGGTGGGCGAGCCGGGACGGTGGCCAGTCGTCCGGGATGTGGATCCTCTGCGCCTCCTCGACTGCCTCCGGGTAGAGGTCGAGTTCCGCGAGGACACTCACGCGGTGCGCGCCCACGTTGGTCGGTCCGAACGAGAGCCAGTGCACCTTCTCAGCCGGACCGGTCCGCTTCGCGATCCGGGCCGCCTCAGCGAGGTGCCCCTCCGCGGTGTCCTTGTCCTTGTCGCGGCCGGCCAGCACCGCGGCGCCGAGATGGAGCTGCCCCGTGACGACGTCAAGGACCCGTCCCGGTTCGGCCTGCTGGAGCGTGCCCATGCCCAGGCTGACGAGCCGCTTGCCCGTCTTGTAGTCGCTGGCCCGGAGATAGGCGAGGGCACGCAGGTATTGCCGCATCCCGCTCAGTACCGCGTCGGATGCCCGCTGCGCAGCCCAGTCCAGACGATCGAGCGCCACCGTGCACAGGTCGGGGAAGCCGAGCTTCGACGTGACGTCGTACGCGGTCCGGTACGTGCTCGCGAGCAGTCGCCAGCTTCGATCAGACGGATTGTTGTGGGCGTTCGTCGTGGCCTCGTGGATCAGACCGGGGAGGTCGGCGGCTACCTGCTTGATGTTCGTCGCCCGCACCATGGCGCACAGTTGGTCCGCGTGCGTCTCCAACTCGCCCAGGGCACGCGGTGTCACGTCCGGGTCAGGACCCAGGTCGTAGATGTTCAGGGCCTCACGGATCGGGTTGATCAGGCCATCGAGCTGGTCCTGACGCAACTCCTCCAGGTAGGGCTGGCCGTTGAGTTCTGCGACGGGCACCGACAGAGCGCGCGCGAGTGCCCCTATGACCGAAGGACTGACAGGCATGACCCCCTGCTCGACCTTGGTCA contains the following coding sequences:
- the tgmA gene encoding putative ATP-grasp-modified RiPP, with the translated sequence MTTVLDAREAFPLVPEGGHIPPSTEVPTGPDSRPWILRFAAVPDATRAIAKPPAVYDQESQISIGLYDGPLPFMQTHTPTVPDGDPGNPPPLDEGPKD
- a CDS encoding helix-turn-helix domain-containing protein, with translation MPPYPEEHTGARIAHARKVRRLTQRELADLSHVSYSTLTKVEQGVMPVSPSVIGALARALSVPVAELNGQPYLEELRQDQLDGLINPIREALNIYDLGPDPDVTPRALGELETHADQLCAMVRATNIKQVAADLPGLIHEATTNAHNNPSDRSWRLLASTYRTAYDVTSKLGFPDLCTVALDRLDWAAQRASDAVLSGMRQYLRALAYLRASDYKTGKRLVSLGMGTLQQAEPGRVLDVVTGQLHLGAAVLAGRDKDKDTAEGHLAEAARIAKRTGPAEKVHWLSFGPTNVGAHRVSVLAELDLYPEAVEEAQRIHIPDDWPPSRLAHHHAEVARAQMWTGQTEPAFKSLLAARKLAPQQTKYHPTVRETYSGLEAAKRRMPDSFHHFGTWLGV